From a single Brassica oleracea var. oleracea cultivar TO1000 chromosome C5, BOL, whole genome shotgun sequence genomic region:
- the LOC106296094 gene encoding probable alkaline/neutral invertase D yields MEDLRVNSQSSLSDVDDLSRLLDRPRLNIERKRSFDERSFSEMGIMDSGINSPGGRSGWETPASSTRNSFEPHPMVAEAWDALRRSLVHFRGQPVGTIAAYDHASEEVLNYDQVFVRDFVPSALAFLMNGEPEIVKNFLLMTIQIQGREKRIDRFKLGEGAMPASFKVIHDPIKKTDTVIADFGESAIGRVAPVDSGFWWIILLRAYTKSTGDLSLADTPECQKGMRLILSLCLSEGFDTFPTLLCADGCSMVDRRMGVYGYPIEIQALFFMALRSAMSMLKHDTEGKEFMERISKRLHALSFHMRSYFWLDFQQLNDIYRYKTEEYSHTAVNKFNVIPDSIPEWVFDFMPLRGGYFIGNVSPARMDFRWFALGNCVAILASLATPEQSAAIMDLIEERWEELVGEMPVKICHPAIESHEWRIVTGCDPKNTRWSYHNGGSWPVLLWLLTAACIKTGRPQIARRAIDLAESRLLKDGWPEYYDGKSGRFIGKQARKFQTWSIAGYLVAKMMLEDPSHLGMISLEEDKQTKPVIKRSHSWT; encoded by the exons ATGGAGGATCTCCGAGTAAACTCACAAAGCTCGTTATCAGATGTGGACGACCTATCTCGGTTACTTGACCGGCCGCGGCTAAACATAGAACGCAAAAGGTCGTTCGACGAGAGGTCGTTCAGCGAAATGGGAATCATGGACAGCGGCATTAATTCTCCCGGTGGCCGGTCGGGATGGGAAACTCCAGCTTCGTCCACTAGAAACTCGTTCGAGCCGCATCCTATGGTCGCTGAGGCTTGGGATGCTCTACGGCGATCATTGGTTCACTTCCGTGGCCAACCTGTTGGTACTATCGCTGCCTACGACCATGCTTCTGAGGAAGTCTTGAACTATGACCAG GTTTTCGTAAGAGATTTTGTTCCAAGCGCACTAGCTTTTCTAATGAACGGGGAGCCAGAGATAGTCAAGAACTTCCTGCTCATGACAATTCAAATCCAAGGAAGGGAGAAAAGAATCGACAGGTTCAAGCTCGGAGAAGGCGCGATGCCTGCTAGCTTCAAGGTCATTCACGACCCAATCAAGAAAACAGACACTGTCATAGCTGACTTTGGAGAGAGCGCGATTGGAAGAGTGGCTCCGGTTGACTCAGGTTTCTGGTGGATCATTCTCCTCAGAGCCTATACCAAATCCACTGGAGACCTTTCTCTAGCTGATACACCTGAATGTCAAAAGGGCATGAGACTCATTCTGTCTCTTTGTCTCTCCGAAGGTTTTGATACTTTTCCGACACTGCTTTGTGCTGATGGCTGTTCCATGGTCGACCGAAGAATG GGGGTTTATGGGTACCCGATTGAGATCCAAGCTCTCTTCTTCATGGCTCTACGATCAGCAATGTCGATGCTAAAGCACGACACTGAAGGGAAAGAGTTCATGGAGAGGATATCTAAGCGGCTACACGCGCTCAGCTTCCACATGAGAAGCTATTTCTGGCTGGATTTTCAGCAGCTCAACGACATTTACCGTTACAAGACGGAGGAGTACTCACACACGGCGGTCAACAAGTTCAACGTCATCCCTGACTCGATCCCTGAGTGGGTGTTCGACTTCATGCCTCTCCGTGGCGGCTACTTCATAGGAAACGTCAGTCCAGCTCGTATGGACTTCAGGTGGTTTGCCCTTGGTAACTGTGTAGCGATACTTGCTTCATTAGCCACGCCTGAGCAGTCGGCGGCCATCATGGACTTGATCGAGGAACGGTGGGAAGAGCTGGTCGGAGAGATGCCGGTTAAGATTTGTCATCCGGCTATTGAGAGTCATGAGTGGAGGATCGTTACTGGTTGTGACCCTAAGAATACTCGGTGGAGTTATCATAACGGAGGTTCTTGGCCAG TGCTTTTGTGGCTATTGACAGCAGCGTGCATAAAGACGGGACGGCCACAGATAGCGAGACGAGCCATCGACCTGGCGGAGTCACGGTTGTTGAAAGACGGTTGGCCGGAGTACTACGACGGAAAATCGGGAAGGTTTATTGGAAAACAGGCGAGGAAGTTTCAGACATGGTCCATCGCTGGTTACTTGGTCGCCAAGATGATGTTGGAAGATCCTTCTCATCTTGGAATGATCTCATTGGAAGAGGACAAACAGACCAAACCTGTCATTAAGAGATCTCATTCTTGGACTTGA
- the LOC106343231 gene encoding putative CCA tRNA nucleotidyltransferase 2, with protein MRLSLPINTIITLPRPILLIPPSRHRKPNRFSTVAFRGVSPSLCRCWFSTLKTAMTTTTVGGEDNEKQSKISVELKEKIDLTEKEREIFDRLLGTLRFCNLDTQLRVAGGWVRDKLLGRDSDDIDIAIDNMSGSEFLDKLKEYLSSRDEQVQGDTVIERNPDQSKHLETAKMRIYDQWIDFVNLRCEEYTENSRIPTMKFGTAKEDAYRRDLTINSLFYNLNTASVEDLTERGIDDLKSGRIVTPLPAKATFLDDPLRVLRAIRFGARFGFTLDNELKQAASSEEVRVALGEKISRERIGNEIDLMISGNGPVSAVTHLSDLKLFGVVFALPSSSEPAPLENCGSLCQAYLEAMWSLIQTPGLGKFSGEVRRLALYAALFLPFRKTVYKDNKGKLIPVVNHIFKFSLKRKTSDAETVINIHRATEKFLSLIASFRLKNDVQLDKLDWATNILELWKSISLGDPELPATSKIRVLTGFLLREVKDFWRVALLTSLLLSTVDGMKEDQQIGHLDFQLDKLREIYQTIEETIRELGLDNIWDVKPLVNGREIMQIAELSGGSSLIREWQQKLLTWQLAYPNGSAEECKDWMREIQAKRQRTE; from the exons ATGAGATTGTCTCTTCCAATCAACACTATTATAACCCTGCCCAGACCCATTCTCCTGATTCCTCCTTCTCGCCACCGTAAACCTAACCGTTTCTCAACCGTCGCGTTTCGTGGTGTTTCTCCGAGCCTGTGCCGTTGCTGGTTCTCGACTTTGAAGACGGCGATGACGACGACGACTGTTGGAGGAGAAGATAATGAGAAGCAATCAAAGATCTCAGTCGAGTTGAAGGAGAAGATTGATCTCACTGAGAAGGAGCGGGAGATTTTCGATCGGCTTCTCGGTACTCTCAGGTTCTGCAACCTCGACACGCAGCTTCGCGTCGCCGGTGGTTGGGTTCGCGATAAG CTTCTAGGGAGAGATAGTGATGATATTGACATAGCGATCGACAACATGTCTGGAAGTGAGTTTCTTGATAAGCTCAAGGAATACTTATCTTCTAGAGACGAACAAGTTCAAGGCGACACTGTTATTGAAAG GAATCCTGACCAATCCAAACATTTGGAGACAGCAAAGATGCGCATTTATGACCAATGGATAGACTTTGTTAATTTGAGATGTGAAGAGTATACAGAGAATAGTCGTATCCCTACAATG AAATTTGGCACCGCAAAGGAGGATGCTTACAGGAGAGACTTAACCATAAATAG CTTGTTCTACAACCTTAACACTGCCTCAGTAGAAGATCTTACAGAAAGAG GCATCGATGACCTCAAGTCCGGAAGAATTGTTACACCATTGCCTGCAAAAGCTACGTTTCTGGATGATCCTTTGCGAGTCCTCCGGGCTATTCGCTTTG GTGCTAGATTTGGTTTTACTCTGGATAATGAACTGAAACAAGCTGCTTCAAGTGAGGAGGTGAGGGTAGCTCTTGGAGAAAAAATTAGCAGAGAGCGAATCGGCAATGAA ATCGACTTGATGATATCTGGAAATGGACCAGTTTCAGCAGTAACGCATCTTTCTGACCTGAAGCTATTTGGGGTTGTCTTTGCCTTACCATCTTCATCCGAGCCTGCACCGTTAGAGAATTGTGGCAG CCTCTGCCAAGCATACTTGGAAGCTATGTGGAGCCTTATTCAAACACCTGGGCTAGGAAAGTTCAGC GGTGAAGTAAGAAGGCTTGCTTTGTATGCTGCACTGTTTCTTCCCTTTAGGAAAACCGTTTACAAAGACAATAAAGGCAAACTG ATCCCTGTTGTCAACCACATATTCAAATTCTCCTTGAAGCGGAAGACTAGTGATGCTGAAACG GTTATCAACATACATCGTGCTACGGAGAAATTCCTATCGTTGATTGCTTCCTTTCGGTTGAAAAATGACGTACAACTGGACAAGCTTGATTGGGCCACTAATATTCTTGAGCTCTGGAAGTCTATTTCCCTTGGTGATCCAGAGCTCCCAGCAACATCGAAGATAAGAGTACTCACAG GGTTTCTTCTTAGAGAAGTCAAAGACTTCTGGCGTGTTGCACTCTTAACATCTCTGTTGTTGAGTACGGTTGACGGCATGAAGGAAGATCAACAAATTGGGCATTTGGATTTCCAACTGGACAAGTTGCGAGAAATCTATCAAACGATCGAGGAAACCATTCGTGAACTGG GTCTTGATAACATCTGGGATGTAAAGCCTCTGGTGAATGGGAGGGAGATCATGCAAATTGCAGAGCTTAGCGGAGGATCATCCCTCATCCGTGAATGG CAACAGAAACTTCTCACATGGCAGCTAGCTTATCCCAATGGCTCCGCAGAGGAATGCAAAGATTGGATGAGAGAAATACAAGCAAAACGACAACGGACAGAGTGA
- the LOC106343232 gene encoding receptor homology region, transmembrane domain- and RING domain-containing protein 3 — MNLVALVLLILHIFIVSWVDAGTVVLMNSNITQSFEDKEGDFSPSEEATVETGVLYVADPLDACQKLRNKPKQSTNGTFPFVLIMKGGCSFEHKVRNAQETGFKAAIVHDDVDRDFLLAMEGDEYGINIQAVFVAKAAGETLKKYAGMAETRVMLVPSLEDSGLSLFATTALVVSLGMFVVLTTCIYICRRCTSPITDASQFHGMSSRTVKAMPSVTFTSVRGYITTALSCAICLEDYSVGEKLRVLPCCHKFHATCVDVWLTSWRTFCPVCKQDARISTDEPSASESTPLLAGSSLVHIDPPVGSSLLPTSSSYSQLSFRSSSVHVSHISADFRQQAASPLRSSTQRSYITCIGSLDSPFYSNIASLNEMMLPYQTSPRNASPGFVQSTSHQFNSSLSRASEGSSSHFASAHSLEEC, encoded by the exons ATGAATCTTGTTGCTCTGGTGCTCCTGATATTACACATTTTCATTGTTTCATGGGTAGATGCAGGCACAGTCGTTTTGATGAATTCCAACATCACTCAGTCTTTCGAAGACAAGGAAGGTGATTTCT CTCCATCAGAAGAGGCTACGGTAGAAACCGGAGTCCTTTACGTGGCTGATCCTCTTGACGCTTGCCAAAAGTTGAGGAATAAACCGAAGCAGAGCACTAACGGTACTTTCCCTTTCGTGTTGATCATGAAAGGAGGCTGCAGTTTTGAGCACAAAGTCAGAAACGCTCAGGAAACCGGTTTCAAAGCTGCCATTGTCCATGACGATGTGGACCGCGACTTCTTATTAGCTA TGGAAGGAGACGAGTATGGTATAAACATTCAAGCGGTTTTTGTGGCGAAAGCAGCAGGAGAAACACTCAAGAAATACGCTGGCATGGCAGAAACAAGAGTCATGCTGGTCCCTAGTTTAGAGGACTCCGGGTTGTCGTTGTTCGCGACCACAGCATTGGTTGTATCGTTGGGCATGTTTGTTGTTCTGACCACTTGTATTTACATCTGTAGACGTTGTACATCACCTATAACTGATGCATCCCAGTTCCATGGAATGAGCAGTAGAACGGTAAAAGCAATGCCGAGTGTTACATTCACTTCTGTGCGCGGATACATCACAACAGCTCTGTCTTGCGCTATCTGCCTCGAAGACTACAGTGTTGGGGAGAAGCTCAGGGTCTTACCTTGCTGTCACA AGTTTCATGCCACTTGTGTAGACGTGTGGCTTACATCATGGAGAACGTTTTGCCCAGTGTGTAAACAGGATGCAAGAATAAGCACGGACGAGCCATCAGCTTCAGAGAGCACACCGCTCCTTGCAGGATCATCTTTAGTGCATATAGACCCTCCTGTGGGATCCTCACTTTTGCCCACGAGCTCGTCCTACAGTCAGCTATCTTTCAGGTCTTCTTCCGTTCATGTCAGCCATATATCTGCGGATTTCAGGCAACAAGCAGCCTCCCCGTTGCGGTCTTCAACGCAGAGATCATACATCACCTGTATAGGCTCGTTGGACTCACCGTTTTACTCGAACATAGCATCTCTCAACGAGATGATGCTACCATATCAGACTAGCCCACGCAATGCGTCCCCTGGGTTTGTCCAATCAACAAGTCATCAGTTCAACTCTTCGCTCTCCAGGGCATCAGAAGGTTCATCATCTCATTTCGCCTCTGCACACTCGCTTGAAGAATGTTAG
- the LOC106343126 gene encoding gibberellin-regulated protein 9 yields MEKMKVVAFVMLISLILLSQVLADLSSSSNAETSSVTQIQTNEENQVEAFKRTYHHRPPFNCGYACARRCRETSRKKVCYRACGSCCAKCQCVPPGTSGNTASCPCYANLRTHGNKLKCP; encoded by the exons ATGGAGAAGATGAAAGTGGTGGCTTTTGTTATGCTCATCTCTCTTATTCTGCTTTCTCAG GTACTTGCAGATCTATCTTCATCCAGCAACGCTGAAACCTCCTCTGTTACTCAG ATTCAGACGAACGAGGAGAACCAAGTGGAGGCATTTAAGAGGACATACCATCATCGTCCACCATTCA ATTGTGGGTATGCGTGCGCGAGGAGATGCAGAGAGACGTCGAGGAAGAAAGTGTGTTACAGAGCTTGTGGAAGTTGCTGCGCCAAGTGCCAGTGCGTGCCGCCCGGAACCTCAGGCAACACAGCATCATGTCCTTGCTACGCTAATCTCCGTACTCACGGCAATAAGCTCAAGTGTCCTTGA
- the LOC106343125 gene encoding uncharacterized protein ycf37 isoform X2, which produces MVSAYPQLAAAAEIVKHEPVYEVGELFELGIQLSYLLLLLGLLGVGTFYVIRQVLVRRELDLSAKELQEQVRSGDASATELFELGAVMLRRKFYPAANKFLLQAIQKWDGDDQDLAQVYNALGVSYVREDKLDKGIAQFEMAVKIQPGYVTAWNNLGDAYEKKKELPLALKAFEEVLLFDPNNKVARPRRDALKDRVKLYKGVVAVKSKKR; this is translated from the exons ATGGTCTCTGCTTATCCACAGCTGGCAGCAGCTGCAGAAATCGTGAAGCATGAACCGGTTTACGAAGTTGGAGAGTTGTTTGAATTAGGTATTCAGCTTTCTTACTTGCTGTTGCTACTGGGTTTGCTCGGAGTTGGTACTTTCTATGTGATTCGTCAAGTACTTGTCCGCAGAGAGCTTGACCTCTCTGCCAAAGAACTACAG GAGCAAGTTAGGAGCGGGGATGCAAGTGCAACAGAGCTCTTTGAGCTAGGTGCAGTGATGCTGAGACGCAAATTTTATCCTGCAGCCAACAAGTTCTTGCTTCAAGCTATCCAGAAATGGGACGGTGACGATCAAGATCTTGCTCAG GTCTACAACGCTCTTGGAGTGAGTTATGTCCGAGAGGATAAACTGGACAAAGGAATCGCTCAGTTTGAGATGGCGGTGAAGATTCAGCCTGGTTATGTAACGGCTTGGAACAACCTTGGAGATGCTTATGAGAAGAAGAAGGAGCTGCCTTTGGCGTTGAAAGCGTTTGAAGAGGTTTTGTTGTTTGATCCCAACAATAAGGTGGCTCGGCCTCGACGTGATGCGTTGAAGGATCGCGTTAAGCTCTATAAAGGCGTTGTCGCGGTTAAGTCCAAGAAACGGTGA
- the LOC106343125 gene encoding uncharacterized protein ycf37 isoform X1, translated as MISSNMLLHTLSSSSPPIHRLYLHHPQILPSSSSVSLKFHPKTISLQIHGRTLAIRSAELAARGLPSLKKLASKGSTFLLGQSLLMVSAYPQLAAAAEIVKHEPVYEVGELFELGIQLSYLLLLLGLLGVGTFYVIRQVLVRRELDLSAKELQEQVRSGDASATELFELGAVMLRRKFYPAANKFLLQAIQKWDGDDQDLAQVYNALGVSYVREDKLDKGIAQFEMAVKIQPGYVTAWNNLGDAYEKKKELPLALKAFEEVLLFDPNNKVARPRRDALKDRVKLYKGVVAVKSKKR; from the exons ATGATCTCATCGAACATGCTTCTCCATACGCTATCTTCATCGTCTCCACCCATTCACCGCCTCTACCTCCACCATCCTCAGATTCTCCCTTCTTCTTCCTCTGTGTCGCTCAAGTTCCATCCCAAAACGATTTCTTTACAG ATACATGGAAGGACTTTGGCTATTCGATCTGCAGAACTTGCTGCTAGAGGCTTACCTTCTTTGAAGAAGCTAGCAAGCAAAGGATCTACCTTTCTGCTGGGCCAGAGCTTGTTGATGGTCTCTGCTTATCCACAGCTGGCAGCAGCTGCAGAAATCGTGAAGCATGAACCGGTTTACGAAGTTGGAGAGTTGTTTGAATTAGGTATTCAGCTTTCTTACTTGCTGTTGCTACTGGGTTTGCTCGGAGTTGGTACTTTCTATGTGATTCGTCAAGTACTTGTCCGCAGAGAGCTTGACCTCTCTGCCAAAGAACTACAG GAGCAAGTTAGGAGCGGGGATGCAAGTGCAACAGAGCTCTTTGAGCTAGGTGCAGTGATGCTGAGACGCAAATTTTATCCTGCAGCCAACAAGTTCTTGCTTCAAGCTATCCAGAAATGGGACGGTGACGATCAAGATCTTGCTCAG GTCTACAACGCTCTTGGAGTGAGTTATGTCCGAGAGGATAAACTGGACAAAGGAATCGCTCAGTTTGAGATGGCGGTGAAGATTCAGCCTGGTTATGTAACGGCTTGGAACAACCTTGGAGATGCTTATGAGAAGAAGAAGGAGCTGCCTTTGGCGTTGAAAGCGTTTGAAGAGGTTTTGTTGTTTGATCCCAACAATAAGGTGGCTCGGCCTCGACGTGATGCGTTGAAGGATCGCGTTAAGCTCTATAAAGGCGTTGTCGCGGTTAAGTCCAAGAAACGGTGA
- the LOC106295572 gene encoding sucrose transport protein SUC2: MEKGSNGSAALEMQTSELDQPAALRKIISVSSIAAGVQFGWALQLSLLTPYVQLLGIPHKWASLIWLCGPISGMLVQPIVGYHSDRCTSRFGRRRPFIVAGAGLVTVAVFLIGYAADIGHSMGDQLDKPPRTRAIAIFALGFWILDVANNTLQGPCRAFLADLSAGNAKKTRTANAFFSFFMAVGNVLGYAAGSYKNLYKVVPFTMTKSCDLYCANLKTCFFLSITLLLLVTFMSLCYVTEKPWTPEPTADGKPSSVPFFGEIFGAFKELKRPMWMLLIVTALNWIAWFPFLLFDTDWMGREVYGGNSDATASVATKKLYNDGVRAGALGLMLNAIVLGFMSLGVEWVGRKMGGAKRLWGAVNFILAICLAMTVVVTKQAENHRRDHGGAKTGPPGNVTAGALTLFAVLGIPQAITFSIPFALASIFSTNSGAGQGLSLGVLNLAIVVPQMVVSVGGGPFDELFHGGNIPAFVLGAIAAAVSGILALTVLPSPPPDAPAFKTGAMGFH, encoded by the exons ATGGAGAAAGGTTCCAACGGTTCCGCGGCGTTGGAGATGCAGACGTCTGAGCTTGATCAGCCGGCGGCTCTCCGTAAGATCATATCGGTGTCCTCCATCGCCGCCGGTGTACAGTTCGGTTGGGCTTTACAGCTATCTCTGCTAACTCCTTACGTGCAGCTACTCGGGATCCCACATAAATGGGCTTCTCTGATTTGGCTCTGTGGCCCAATCTCCGGTATGCTTGTTCAGCCCATCGTCGGTTACCACAGTGACCGTTGCACCTCAAGATTCGGCCGTCGTCGTCCTTTTATCGTCGCCGGAGCCGGTTTAGTCACCGTCGCCGTGTTCCTTATCGGTTACGCCGCCGATATAGGTCACAGCATGGGTGATCAACTTGACAAACCGCCGAGAACGCGAGCTATCGCGATTTTCGCCCTCGGGTTCTGGATTCTCGACGTGGCGAACAACACTCTCCAAGGACCATGCCGCGCTTTCTTGGCTGATCTATCCGCGGGAAACGCAAAGAAAACGCGGACCGCAAACGCGTTTTTCTCGTTCTTCATGGCGGTTGGAAACGTTTTGGGATACGCGGCGGGTTCTTACAAGAACCTCTACAAAGTTGTCCCTTTCACGATGACCAAGTCCTGCGATCTCTACTGCGCAAACCTCAAAACGTGTTTTTTCCTCTCCATAACGCTACTCCTCTTGGTCACGTTCATGTCTCTATGTTACGTGACGGAGAAGCCATGGACCCCTGAGCCAACCGCAGACGGGAAACCCTCGAGCGTTCCGTTTTTCGGAGAGATCTTCGGAGCGTTCAAGGAGTTGAAAAGACCGATGTGGATGCTTCTTATAGTCACTGCACTGAACTGGATCGCTTGGTTCCCTTTCCTCCTCTTCGACACTGATTGGATGGGCCGTGAGGTGTACGGAGGAAACTCAGACGCAACCGCATCGGTGGCCACTAAAAAGCTTTACAACGACGGAGTTAGAGCTGGTGCGTTGGGGCTTATGCTTAACGCGATTGTTCTTGGTTTCATGTCTCTTGGTGTTGAATGGGTTGGTCGCAAAATGGGTGGAGCAAAACGGCTTTGGGGAGCTGTTAACTTCATCCTTGCTATTTGCTTGGCCATGACTGTTGTGGTGACTAAACAGGCTGAGAATCACCGGCGAGATCACGGCGGTGCTAAAACAGGACCGCCTGGTAACGTCACCGCTGGTGCTTTAACTCTCTTTGCTGTTCTCGGTATTCCCCAAGCG ATTACGTTCAGTATTCCTTTTGCACTAGCTTCCATATTTTCAACCAATTCTGGTGCCGGCCAAG GACTTTCTCTAGGTGTTCTGAATCTGGCTATTGTCGTCCCACAG ATGGTGGTATCTGTGGGGGGTGGACCATTCGATGAACTATTCCATGGTGGAAACATTCCGGCGTTTGTGCTAGGAGCAATTGCGGCCGCGGTGAGTGGCATATTGGCTTTAACCGTGTTGCCTTCGCCGCCACCGGATGCTCCAGCTTTCAAAACTGGGGCTATGGGATTTCATTAA